One region of Actinomycetota bacterium genomic DNA includes:
- a CDS encoding peptidoglycan DD-metalloendopeptidase family protein → MMLCRFFSALAAVFVWASFASVQSAAGAPLQSPFEVLLGYEAFYSQGGRSVVHRGVDLSASEGDSVSAPFAGRVSFAGRVPSPGGGSRNAVTIEFGDGLRITFLPLEGITVKTGQQVSVGDSIGAVAVVAGESSPSPHLHVSVRRGEAYIDPMPFLPIPLATVAQPNDLVQEVPAQDVVKVPQTAAEPLRATVQQPVVSPQVPQTAPQTAPQTVMQPTPGPVDRSAVNGVQGARSFRLSADSGAGALAAVEQAAPTAAESGLSIIGQEINAKAPLVGATEEWSFQSATAALGSVMESTGFGAQRESDGSTVVGCAVKESAQLPISAVGVVIVAIAALIGLAPIVRGGIETSTEDSDISTGEQLAAAVGR, encoded by the coding sequence ATGATGTTATGTAGATTTTTCAGCGCACTAGCGGCGGTCTTTGTTTGGGCGAGTTTCGCAAGCGTTCAGTCGGCTGCGGGAGCCCCCCTACAATCACCCTTCGAGGTCCTACTGGGATACGAGGCATTCTATTCCCAAGGGGGCAGGAGCGTCGTTCATAGGGGGGTTGATCTGTCCGCATCGGAAGGCGATTCCGTCAGCGCACCGTTCGCTGGCAGGGTTTCCTTCGCAGGGCGGGTGCCGTCGCCTGGCGGCGGTAGCCGGAATGCGGTCACAATCGAATTCGGGGATGGTCTCCGGATCACTTTTCTGCCCCTGGAGGGCATAACGGTGAAGACGGGGCAACAGGTTTCCGTAGGTGACAGCATCGGCGCAGTGGCTGTTGTTGCAGGAGAATCGTCGCCTTCGCCGCACCTGCATGTCAGTGTTCGGAGGGGAGAAGCATACATTGATCCGATGCCGTTCCTGCCGATACCGCTCGCGACGGTAGCGCAACCGAACGATCTGGTGCAGGAAGTACCAGCACAGGACGTTGTCAAAGTGCCCCAAACGGCAGCAGAGCCTCTGAGGGCAACGGTCCAGCAACCTGTTGTGAGTCCACAGGTACCGCAGACGGCCCCTCAGACGGCACCCCAGACGGTGATGCAGCCAACTCCCGGGCCCGTGGATCGAAGTGCCGTCAACGGGGTGCAAGGGGCGAGATCATTTAGGCTGTCGGCGGATTCCGGGGCCGGGGCCCTTGCTGCTGTCGAGCAAGCCGCACCGACCGCGGCCGAATCAGGGCTCTCAATCATAGGTCAGGAGATCAACGCAAAAGCTCCGCTGGTCGGAGCTACCGAAGAATGGAGTTTTCAATCAGCGACTGCGGCACTGGGCAGCGTAATGGAGTCAACCGGATTTGGAGCCCAAAGAGAATCGGATGGCTCCACGGTCGTTGGATGCGCGGTGAAAGAATCAGCTCAACTGCCGATCTCGGCGGTTGGTGTTGTGATAGTGGCTATTGCTGCGCTGATCGGCCTCGCGCCGATCGTGCGCGGTGGTATAGAGACGAGCACGGAAGACTCAGATATCTCGACGGGGGAGCAACTTGCAGCCGCGGTCGGTCGATGA
- the rpsF gene encoding 30S ribosomal protein S6, giving the protein MKAYELMLLLNPVLEEEAREAALEKVQGLISANGTIDSVDQWGKRRLAFEIDKFSEGDYVVVDFQAEPTAIAEIDRVLHITDPVVRYMLVRREDKDRQPA; this is encoded by the coding sequence ATGAAGGCTTATGAACTTATGCTATTGCTCAATCCTGTTCTCGAAGAAGAGGCGCGTGAAGCTGCCCTCGAGAAAGTCCAGGGACTGATTTCTGCCAACGGTACGATCGACTCTGTCGATCAGTGGGGCAAGCGACGTCTCGCATTCGAAATCGACAAATTCTCCGAAGGGGATTATGTCGTGGTGGACTTTCAGGCTGAGCCGACGGCAATCGCCGAGATCGACCGCGTGCTGCACATCACAGATCCAGTTGTGCGATACATGCTGGTG